CTAATGCGCCTATGTCAAAGGCTGTCCTGCATATCGTGAAGCATTGTATGCAGTTCTTCCAGTTCTGTCTTAATGTTGGGATTCATGATTATGCCTTTCATTGTGATTTTGCGGATAATGATAGCACATGAAAAAAGCCCCCTCCATTTCGGAAGGAGCTTGTAATTTCTGACGCGCCGCTAATGTTTCTTACGGCTGATTAACGCGAGTCCCGCAAGAAGTATCACACCGCCGAATCCCGCGCTACATCCTCCGCTTGAAGAGGCCAGACCTATTACATTGTCGCCCTCTGAGCTATTCCTGCTTGTGGTGATTGCAGGAGAGTACACATAATTAGGCTCAAGATACGCCGCTACGTTTACGTGCCTGTTTGCCGGGACTGTATACACTTCATTCCCATCATCATCAAGGAACGCGTAATCACCCTCATAATTCGCTGAGGCATTCACGCTCCCCGCGCTGACCGATGTTAATGTCATGTCGAGGAATATTGTATCTCCCGGCGGGAGATTGTCGAGGCTGACACCGAAAACGTAAATCGCTGCCGTCTCAACCGTAATTTCAGGAAGCACAACCGCAACTTCACGCCCCTGCTCTGTAATCGCTGTGAGCTGGCTGGCAGGAAGGTCTGACACTGTGCGCGATGCCCCCGCCGATGACTCTGGCAATTCCGCAACAATTGAACCTGGCCTGCTGAAGATGTCCCGCAGTGATGAGGCTTTATCCTGAACGTTAATGCCGGGCTTTGTCGGCCTCGCTGAATTCGGTGTAACGTCCGGGCTTGTGGGTCTAACGTCCGGGCTAATGGGTCTAACGTCGGGGCTTGTGGGTCTGATGTCCGGGCTTGTAGGTCTGATGTCCGGGCTTGTAGGTCTGATGTCCGGGCTTGTAGGTCTAATGTCCGGGCTTGTAGGTCTGATGTCCGGGCTAATGGGTCTAATGTCCGGGCTAATGGGCCTAACGTCCGGGCTTGGCTCGGCAGGAAGTCCGCGCAGTATTTCTAGGTCATGCGAGGTAGCCGCCGCCGTTATCACAGGACGGTACACGCCATCCGCGAAATACGCCGCAACGCTGATATACTCATCACCGCTCACAGCTCCCGTCAAGTTTCCGCTGTCGTCAATGAATATCTGCCTGTCCAGATCCGCCGATGTTACGTAGTACCCTCTGTGATACATCGAATATACATCGCCGGAACGTTCCGCGCTCCAGAATATTGCCTGATTGCGGCCGGTTATGTTGTCAGCAGGAAGCCTGAACACGTAGAAG
This genomic window from Synergistaceae bacterium contains:
- a CDS encoding SYNERG-CTERM sorting domain-containing protein is translated as LTDDVDALMEALKPGNTSSWTEYGTVSPDKAGTVTDEPEYDESPKDVGYDGLSVYPRFAMPKDPSADAYSAVWDFVDGLNLPYGVDMFNDENMRVIASRDAAEVWKAMKDELLSADVPQLVAVVLPEMYIYEPGFYVFRLPADNITGRNQAIFWSAERSGDVYSMYHRGYYVTSADLDRQIFIDDSGNLTGAVSGDEYISVAAYFADGVYRPVITAAATSHDLEILRGLPAEPSPDVRPISPDIRPISPDIRPTSPDIRPTSPDIRPTSPDIRPTSPDIRPTSPDVRPISPDVRPTSPDVTPNSARPTKPGINVQDKASSLRDIFSRPGSIVAELPESSAGASRTVSDLPASQLTAITEQGREVAVVLPEITVETAAIYVFGVSLDNLPPGDTIFLDMTLTSVSAGSVNASANYEGDYAFLDDDGNEVYTVPANRHVNVAAYLEPNYVYSPAITTSRNSSEGDNVIGLASSSGGCSAGFGGVILLAGLALISRKKH